One part of the Rubidibacter lacunae KORDI 51-2 genome encodes these proteins:
- a CDS encoding pentapeptide repeat-containing protein, which translates to MSTTTTGGGTDRFDLLAILLQGTEHWNAWREKHPEVAIYLVGANLKRANLDRAHLFEANLEEAHLERAHLFEANLEEAHLERARLERAHLEQAHLERARLIGAHLEGAHLERAYLERASLFGAHLEGAHLERARLIGAHLIGAHLEGAYLKGAYLEGARL; encoded by the coding sequence TGGGACAGACAGATTTGACTTGCTAGCGATTCTGCTGCAGGGTACCGAGCATTGGAATGCTTGGCGTGAGAAGCATCCTGAGGTTGCGATCTACCTGGTTGGAGCCAATTTGAAGCGAGCCAACTTGGACCGAGCCCACCTGTTTGAAGCCAACTTAGAGGAAGCCCATCTGGAGCGAGCCCACCTGTTTGAAGCCAACTTAGAGGAAGCCCACCTGGAGCGAGCCCGCCTGGAAAGAGCGCACCTAGAGCAAGCGCACCTGGAGCGAGCCCGCCTGATTGGAGCACACCTGGAGGGAGCACACCTGGAGCGAGCCTACCTGGAGCGAGCCAGCCTATTTGGAGCGCACCTGGAGGGAGCGCACCTGGAGCGAGCCCGCCTGATTGGAGCACACCTGATTGGAGCACACCTGGAGGGAGCCTACTTGAAGGGAGCCTACCTGGAAGGAGCACGCCTGTAA